One genomic region from Paraburkholderia azotifigens encodes:
- a CDS encoding tannase/feruloyl esterase family alpha/beta hydrolase: MKRRTAWPRAAQKLARAAFVCGIVTGAYATKAATTESPNQAETQPQNPATSEAKKPPFSTRCTDLSGIWLEADTIAIPTHGAHVESATLISAQTPGNGAGEFCRITGVIRAIKGTTPDIRFDLNLPRRWNGRALQVGGGGYNGTVVTGIGVMPFSPIRAPLAQGYVTFGDDSGHVGNSSLAVFGLVDESVVNFGYAHLKKTHDAALALIARIYGRPPGRTYFAGGSTGGREGYTVMQRFPDDYDGVIADSPALNFSGVRLIGVRVGQAEYATPGGFVPPALLERVYQKSLEVCDKLDGAADGIVSDVAECRQHEAEIIDALRCHRGTSYAHEAGCLTDAQLSTLNVLRDGLRLPYKLAYDVSGYRGYNVFQGTRFNGALGLGRDPVRQTSPTFAGNGYLFAQGDGYVRYFVAQDATFDSLKFDVQHPGKYQKQLVALSQTIGAMNPDLSRFIAKGGKLITMQGLADEVISPNQTIGYYDRLVDLYGDERVNAFMRLYMVPGFQHGGGVFIPSVDLLGALDNWVTRGISPETLLATDIAAPTNGRSRPLCRYPMYPHYLGKGNLNDANNFVCSEP; encoded by the coding sequence ATGAAGCGCCGTACTGCATGGCCGCGTGCGGCGCAAAAGCTCGCACGCGCGGCATTCGTTTGCGGCATTGTCACCGGTGCATACGCAACAAAAGCGGCCACGACTGAAAGCCCAAATCAGGCAGAAACCCAGCCGCAAAACCCAGCCACGTCAGAAGCGAAAAAGCCCCCGTTCTCCACCCGCTGCACAGATCTGAGCGGCATCTGGCTCGAAGCCGACACCATCGCGATTCCGACGCACGGCGCCCATGTCGAATCGGCGACACTGATTTCCGCGCAAACCCCCGGCAACGGCGCAGGCGAGTTCTGCCGTATCACCGGCGTCATACGCGCGATCAAAGGTACGACGCCCGACATCCGCTTCGACCTGAACCTGCCGCGGCGCTGGAACGGCCGCGCGTTGCAGGTCGGAGGCGGCGGCTACAACGGCACGGTCGTCACGGGCATCGGCGTGATGCCGTTCTCGCCGATCCGCGCGCCGCTCGCGCAAGGCTACGTCACCTTCGGCGACGACTCGGGCCATGTCGGCAATTCGTCGCTCGCGGTGTTCGGTCTCGTCGACGAATCCGTCGTCAACTTCGGCTACGCGCATCTGAAGAAAACGCACGACGCAGCCCTCGCGCTGATCGCTCGCATATACGGCCGTCCGCCAGGCCGTACTTATTTCGCGGGCGGCTCGACGGGCGGTCGCGAAGGCTACACGGTGATGCAGCGCTTCCCCGACGACTACGACGGCGTGATCGCCGATTCGCCCGCGCTGAATTTCTCCGGCGTGCGGCTGATCGGCGTGCGCGTCGGCCAGGCCGAATACGCGACGCCCGGTGGGTTCGTGCCGCCTGCGCTGCTCGAGCGCGTCTATCAGAAGTCGCTCGAAGTGTGCGACAAGCTCGACGGCGCGGCGGACGGCATCGTCAGCGACGTCGCCGAATGCCGTCAGCACGAAGCCGAAATCATCGATGCGCTGCGCTGCCATCGCGGCACCTCGTACGCACACGAAGCCGGCTGTCTCACCGACGCGCAACTGTCGACGCTCAACGTGCTGCGCGACGGCCTGCGATTGCCGTACAAGCTCGCCTACGACGTGAGCGGCTATCGCGGCTACAACGTATTTCAGGGCACGCGCTTCAACGGCGCGCTCGGACTCGGCCGCGACCCCGTGCGGCAGACGTCGCCGACATTCGCCGGCAACGGTTATCTGTTCGCGCAAGGCGACGGCTACGTCCGCTACTTCGTCGCGCAGGACGCCACGTTCGATTCGCTGAAGTTCGACGTGCAGCATCCCGGCAAATATCAGAAGCAGCTGGTCGCGCTGTCGCAGACCATCGGCGCGATGAACCCCGACCTGAGCCGCTTCATCGCGAAGGGCGGCAAGCTGATCACGATGCAGGGCCTCGCCGACGAAGTCATCAGCCCAAACCAGACCATCGGCTACTACGACCGTCTCGTCGACCTTTACGGCGACGAGCGCGTGAACGCGTTCATGCGTCTCTACATGGTGCCGGGATTCCAGCATGGCGGCGGCGTATTCATTCCATCCGTCGATCTGCTCGGCGCGCTCGACAACTGGGTGACGCGCGGCATCTCGCCCGAAACCCTGCTCGCCACCGACATCGCTGCGCCAACCAATGGCCGCTCGCGTCCGTTGTGCCGCTATCCGATGTATCCGCACTACCTCGGCAAAGGCAATCTCAACGACGCCAACAACTTCGTTTGTAGCGAACCCTAA
- a CDS encoding OpgC domain-containing protein has product MNPPRPRSIEVDFFRGIVLIVIVLDHIPGSVLQHLMLHAYALCDSAEVFVCLGGYASAAAYNAVLTKSGPKAAQTRFHKRCCEIYRAYLLTALLTLLSGAILQRLHLNRPMVELTGWPTFSTAPIKEAFEIATLRRQPYLSSVLPMYVLFALTVPLIVPLARKSPLPALASSATIWALAIPLAKLFAIDDVSDWAFNPFAWQLMFVIGILCREHPVSAGFQESRSGRWFTKIAIAAVLAFAVTRLFILTQPLAGHLKQNLSIERVINFLAIAWLATGLVRTGAITRLAHRMPAVIKVGQTGLVCFVGGTLISLTVDTATPRGLSGLSHGLVALAGDLIAIIAVLLLARFWNDWKGPTQPRAAVRGADCR; this is encoded by the coding sequence ATGAACCCACCCCGTCCCCGCTCGATCGAAGTGGATTTCTTCCGAGGGATCGTGTTGATCGTGATCGTGCTGGATCACATCCCGGGGAGCGTCTTACAGCACCTGATGCTGCACGCGTACGCCCTGTGCGATTCAGCGGAAGTGTTCGTGTGCCTCGGCGGCTACGCTTCAGCAGCAGCCTACAACGCGGTGCTAACAAAAAGCGGCCCGAAAGCCGCCCAAACCCGCTTCCACAAACGCTGCTGCGAGATCTACCGCGCCTATCTGCTAACCGCGCTCCTTACACTACTTTCAGGCGCCATCCTGCAGCGCCTGCACCTCAACCGTCCAATGGTCGAGCTAACCGGCTGGCCTACCTTCTCCACAGCCCCTATAAAAGAAGCCTTCGAAATAGCAACGCTGCGACGCCAGCCCTACCTGTCGAGCGTCCTGCCGATGTATGTCCTCTTCGCGCTAACCGTCCCGCTCATCGTTCCACTCGCACGAAAATCCCCGCTGCCAGCACTCGCATCAAGCGCAACAATATGGGCGCTAGCCATACCACTAGCCAAACTTTTCGCCATAGACGACGTCAGCGACTGGGCCTTCAATCCTTTCGCCTGGCAGTTGATGTTCGTAATCGGTATCCTTTGCCGCGAGCATCCAGTCTCAGCCGGATTCCAGGAATCCCGCAGCGGCCGCTGGTTTACCAAAATAGCCATCGCAGCCGTGCTAGCCTTCGCAGTAACCAGACTGTTCATCCTGACGCAACCGCTCGCCGGCCACCTGAAACAGAACCTGTCGATTGAACGCGTGATCAACTTTCTCGCTATCGCCTGGCTCGCAACCGGGCTTGTCCGCACGGGCGCCATCACCCGGCTCGCGCACCGCATGCCCGCAGTCATCAAGGTCGGGCAGACCGGGCTCGTCTGCTTCGTCGGCGGCACGCTGATTTCGCTGACCGTCGATACCGCCACGCCGCGCGGCCTCAGCGGTCTGAGCCACGGCCTCGTCGCACTCGCAGGCGATCTGATTGCGATCATCGCCGTACTGTTGCTCGCGCGCTTCTGGAACGACTGGAAAGGGCCGACGCAGCCGCGCGCGGCCGTCCGCGGAGCCGACTGCCGATGA
- a CDS encoding c-type cytochrome has product MKFFVVLVRAMVGLVFAFGPLAHAADAPPRGLAIARSNACMGCHAVDRKLVGPSFQQVAEKYKGNAGASAFLAKKVKDGGSGVWGAIPMPAHPAMSDADIRTVVDWVLVGAPSK; this is encoded by the coding sequence ATGAAGTTTTTCGTTGTCCTTGTTCGAGCGATGGTGGGTTTGGTGTTTGCGTTTGGGCCTTTGGCTCATGCCGCCGATGCGCCGCCGCGCGGGCTCGCGATCGCGCGGAGCAATGCGTGCATGGGATGTCATGCCGTTGATCGGAAGCTCGTTGGGCCTTCGTTTCAGCAGGTCGCTGAAAAGTACAAGGGGAATGCTGGGGCTTCTGCTTTTTTGGCGAAGAAGGTCAAGGATGGCGGATCGGGCGTCTGGGGTGCGATTCCGATGCCTGCTCACCCTGCTATGAGCGATGCAGATATTCGCACTGTTGTTGATTGGGTGCTGGTTGGGGCGCCTTCGAAGTGA
- a CDS encoding BON domain-containing protein yields the protein MSAYRVKSTFVRTTLVVGLVAGLAATLQGCVLAVGAAAGGSALVATDRRTLGAQTEDREIQVKAMSLISQNLPDSAHVNVTVFNRRVLLTGEVAGDVSKARAESVVRSLNNVNAIINELTVAPASSFSSRSNDTYLEGRVKTALIAEKDISANNYKVVCERGSIYLMGLVTVDEGNRGADVASRVPGVTQVVKVFQYIQPQEAVAASAAAASAASGAPAAAAAQPDAEVTSGAVPDSSITSKPLEQQSPAPVSNSSQVHPGNPKAGQ from the coding sequence ATGAGCGCATATCGCGTGAAGAGTACGTTTGTGAGGACTACGCTGGTGGTCGGTCTCGTCGCCGGGCTGGCGGCGACGTTGCAGGGCTGCGTGCTGGCTGTCGGTGCGGCGGCGGGCGGCAGCGCGCTGGTCGCGACCGACCGGCGCACGCTCGGCGCGCAGACGGAAGATCGCGAGATTCAGGTGAAGGCGATGTCGCTGATCAGCCAGAATCTGCCTGACAGCGCGCACGTGAATGTGACGGTTTTCAACCGGCGCGTGCTGCTGACTGGGGAGGTTGCCGGAGACGTGTCGAAGGCGCGTGCTGAGTCGGTTGTGCGCAGCCTCAATAACGTGAATGCGATCATCAACGAGTTGACTGTGGCGCCGGCTAGCTCGTTCTCTTCGCGCAGTAACGATACATATCTGGAAGGGCGCGTGAAGACCGCGCTGATCGCCGAGAAGGATATTTCGGCGAACAACTATAAGGTGGTGTGCGAGCGTGGCTCGATCTATCTGATGGGTCTGGTGACCGTCGACGAGGGGAATCGTGGCGCTGATGTCGCGAGCCGGGTGCCTGGTGTTACGCAGGTTGTGAAGGTGTTCCAGTACATTCAGCCGCAAGAGGCTGTTGCGGCGTCGGCTGCTGCTGCGTCGGCGGCTTCGGGGGCGCCGGCTGCTGCCGCCGCTCAGCCTGATGCTGAAGTGACTTCGGGTGCAGTGCCGGATTCGTCGATTACGTCGAAGCCTTTGGAGCAGCAGTCGCCCGCGCCCGTGAGTAATTCGTCGCAGGTGCATCCGGGGAATCCGAAGGCGGGGCAATGA
- a CDS encoding phosphoheptose isomerase, whose product MSVERIQQHFRDSAAVTLAALEALSMPIAAAVDTMFAALANGNKILTCGNGGSAADAQYFAAELIGGFERERPALAAIALTTDSSIITGIANDASLDQIFATQVRALGQPGDVLFAITASGNPANILAAIDDAHDREMIVVALSGKGGGKINEVLHDTDIHICAPSDRTARVQEVHLLTIHSLCDGIDAMLLGEE is encoded by the coding sequence ATGTCAGTCGAACGCATTCAACAACACTTCCGCGACAGCGCGGCAGTCACACTCGCAGCGCTTGAAGCACTGTCGATGCCGATCGCGGCGGCCGTCGACACGATGTTTGCCGCGCTTGCAAACGGCAACAAGATTTTGACTTGCGGCAACGGCGGTTCCGCTGCCGATGCGCAGTACTTCGCTGCCGAACTGATCGGCGGTTTCGAGCGCGAGCGTCCTGCGTTGGCGGCCATCGCGCTGACGACGGATTCGTCGATCATCACCGGCATTGCGAACGATGCCTCGCTCGACCAGATTTTCGCGACGCAGGTTCGTGCGCTCGGCCAGCCCGGCGACGTGCTGTTCGCTATCACGGCGTCGGGCAATCCAGCCAATATCCTCGCTGCCATCGACGACGCGCACGATCGCGAGATGATCGTGGTCGCGTTGTCGGGGAAGGGCGGCGGCAAGATCAACGAAGTGCTGCACGACACCGATATCCATATTTGCGCGCCGTCCGATCGCACGGCGCGCGTGCAGGAAGTGCATCTGTTGACGATCCATAGTCTGTGCGACGGCATCGATGCCATGTTGCTCGGCGAAGAATGA
- a CDS encoding YraN family protein: MTRKTQTDETRPTLCHATARARDCASDAAQCSHNFSRGARSKTVGAAFETRALTFLQRQRLRFVARNVVCRGGEIDLVMSEPDGALVFVEVRARARSGYGGAAASVVWRKQQRIVRAALHFLSTHDDAMPACRFDVIAFERGRLVWLRDAFRADEC, from the coding sequence ATGACACGAAAAACGCAGACGGACGAAACAAGGCCGACATTGTGCCACGCGACTGCGCGCGCACGAGACTGCGCGAGCGATGCCGCGCAGTGCTCGCACAACTTTTCGCGAGGCGCACGGTCCAAAACCGTCGGAGCAGCGTTCGAAACGCGCGCGCTGACGTTTCTTCAGCGGCAGCGTTTGCGTTTCGTCGCGCGTAACGTGGTGTGTCGCGGCGGCGAAATCGATCTCGTGATGAGCGAGCCGGATGGCGCGCTCGTATTCGTCGAAGTGCGCGCGCGGGCGCGAAGCGGATATGGCGGCGCGGCGGCGAGCGTCGTGTGGCGGAAGCAGCAGCGCATTGTGCGCGCCGCGCTGCATTTTTTGTCGACGCATGATGACGCGATGCCCGCGTGCCGTTTCGATGTGATCGCGTTCGAGCGCGGTCGACTGGTTTGGTTGCGGGACGCTTTTCGCGCGGACGAATGCTGA
- the rsmI gene encoding 16S rRNA (cytidine(1402)-2'-O)-methyltransferase, whose protein sequence is MTPLSELAQGQQYPASALYVVATPIGNIADITVRALHVLGLVDRIAAEDTRNTGQLLSRYGISKPLVAVHQHNERESAQRIVDYLRAGERVAYVSDAGTPGISDPGAKLVDIVREAGFAVVPLPGASALATALSVAGDWVSTFSFLGFLPPKAKQRAAALAPLAKHSQAMVFYEAPHRIVETVQALADAFGGERRLLIARELTKLHEGLHRCTLAEGPKWLEEDANRQRGEFVLVVEGAPADAKGEDDHDALLGTLLEEVSVSSAAKIAAALTGVSRNTLYTRALELKKDE, encoded by the coding sequence ATGACTCCTCTTTCCGAACTCGCGCAAGGGCAGCAGTACCCCGCCTCCGCGCTCTACGTCGTGGCCACGCCGATCGGCAACATCGCCGACATCACCGTGCGCGCGCTGCATGTGCTAGGTCTCGTGGATCGCATCGCCGCCGAAGACACGCGCAACACGGGACAACTGCTGTCGCGCTACGGCATCTCGAAGCCGCTCGTCGCCGTGCATCAGCACAACGAACGCGAGTCGGCGCAGCGGATAGTCGACTATCTGCGAGCAGGCGAGCGCGTCGCGTACGTCTCCGATGCAGGCACGCCCGGCATCTCCGATCCCGGCGCGAAACTCGTCGATATAGTGCGCGAAGCCGGTTTCGCCGTCGTCCCACTGCCTGGCGCCAGCGCGCTTGCGACCGCGCTCAGCGTCGCGGGCGACTGGGTTTCAACCTTCTCCTTTCTCGGCTTTCTGCCGCCCAAAGCGAAGCAACGCGCCGCCGCGCTCGCGCCGCTTGCGAAGCACTCGCAGGCCATGGTGTTCTACGAAGCGCCGCATCGCATCGTAGAAACCGTGCAGGCGCTCGCCGATGCATTCGGCGGCGAGCGGCGACTGCTGATTGCCCGTGAGTTGACGAAATTACACGAGGGATTGCATCGCTGCACCCTGGCCGAAGGGCCAAAGTGGCTGGAAGAGGACGCGAACCGGCAGCGCGGCGAGTTCGTGCTGGTCGTCGAAGGCGCGCCCGCCGATGCCAAGGGCGAGGATGATCACGACGCGCTTCTCGGCACGCTGCTGGAAGAGGTGTCGGTGAGCAGCGCGGCCAAGATCGCGGCAGCGCTGACGGGCGTCTCGCGCAACACGCTGTACACGCGCGCGCTCGAACTCAAAAAGGACGAGTAA
- a CDS encoding septal ring lytic transglycosylase RlpA family protein has product MKTRLPRRVGSVFAFLALAGCAVPPGANTQVSGVSATTKDARTVLAPQSYGSGMNNLPDAADQKGKLADAEPLTDGPNIADFHQTGRASWYGRGFHGRKTANGERFDMHALTAAHRTLPLGSYVRVTNPATNDSVVVKINDRGPYARGRVLDLSYAAAKILHLAHIGTGRVKIEGLTQREAKAEMKEILASNQSDSNEK; this is encoded by the coding sequence ATGAAAACTCGGCTACCCCGACGTGTTGGGAGCGTTTTTGCCTTTTTGGCACTCGCCGGTTGCGCGGTGCCTCCGGGCGCGAACACCCAGGTCAGCGGTGTGTCTGCAACGACGAAGGACGCGCGCACTGTGCTCGCGCCGCAGTCGTATGGATCAGGTATGAACAATCTGCCGGATGCGGCAGATCAGAAGGGCAAACTCGCTGACGCAGAGCCGTTGACCGACGGCCCGAACATCGCGGACTTCCATCAGACGGGACGCGCGTCCTGGTATGGGCGCGGTTTCCATGGCCGCAAGACGGCCAACGGCGAGCGCTTCGACATGCATGCGCTGACGGCTGCGCATCGTACGTTGCCGCTCGGCTCGTACGTGCGCGTGACCAATCCGGCGACGAACGACAGTGTCGTCGTCAAGATCAACGACCGTGGCCCGTACGCTCGCGGCCGGGTGCTTGATCTTTCCTACGCGGCTGCGAAAATTCTGCATCTTGCGCATATTGGTACTGGTCGCGTAAAGATCGAAGGTCTGACGCAGCGCGAGGCGAAGGCCGAGATGAAGGAAATCCTGGCTTCGAATCAGAGCGATTCGAACGAGAAGTAA
- a CDS encoding MBL fold metallo-hydrolase, whose amino-acid sequence MKVTLIPVTPFQQNSSLLVCEKTGRAAIVDPGGDLDIIKGEVERQKVSVEKVLLTHGHIDHCAGAKTLAEHYGVPIEGPHVDERFWIEQLPQQSLRFGFPAAEAFEPTRWLDDHDTVTFGDEILEVYHCPGHTPGHVIFFSRAHRLALVGDVLFAGSIGRTDFPRGNHGDLIRSIRDKLWPLGDDVTFVPGHGPTSTFGDERRTNPYVADGVGA is encoded by the coding sequence ATGAAAGTCACCCTGATCCCCGTCACGCCGTTCCAGCAGAATAGTTCACTGCTCGTCTGCGAAAAGACCGGACGCGCGGCCATCGTCGATCCGGGCGGCGATCTCGACATCATCAAAGGCGAGGTGGAACGCCAGAAGGTGTCGGTCGAAAAGGTGCTGCTGACGCACGGCCATATCGATCACTGCGCGGGCGCGAAGACTCTGGCGGAGCACTACGGCGTGCCGATCGAAGGGCCGCATGTCGACGAGCGCTTCTGGATCGAGCAGTTGCCGCAACAAAGCCTGCGTTTCGGCTTTCCCGCTGCCGAAGCCTTCGAGCCAACGCGCTGGCTCGACGACCACGACACGGTCACTTTCGGCGACGAAATACTAGAGGTCTACCACTGCCCGGGGCACACGCCAGGCCATGTGATCTTCTTCAGCCGCGCGCACCGACTCGCACTTGTCGGCGACGTGCTCTTCGCCGGTTCGATCGGACGCACGGACTTTCCGCGCGGCAATCACGGCGACCTGATCCGCTCGATCCGCGACAAGCTCTGGCCGCTCGGCGACGACGTCACGTTCGTCCCCGGTCACGGCCCCACGTCGACGTTCGGCGACGAACGCCGCACGAATCCGTACGTTGCGGACGGAGTCGGCGCATGA
- a CDS encoding exonuclease: MSEEIYVSTDVEADGPIPGPHSMLSFASAAYTADKQLIGTFSANLELLEGAAPHPVQEAWWKTQPEAWAACRKDLQQPAAALIAYVEWVEALPGKPVFVAMPAGFDFTFMFWYMMRFTDRCPFSWSALDIKTLAFAMTGLPYRKNIKPRFPKHWFDDHPHTHVALDDAIEQGALFCNMLADLRASRSAVVSNADGDDSGQKPAE; the protein is encoded by the coding sequence ATGAGCGAGGAAATCTATGTGAGCACCGACGTCGAGGCGGACGGTCCGATTCCCGGCCCGCATTCGATGCTGAGTTTCGCGTCGGCGGCTTATACGGCCGACAAGCAACTGATCGGCACGTTCTCGGCGAATCTGGAATTGCTCGAAGGCGCGGCGCCGCATCCCGTGCAGGAAGCGTGGTGGAAGACGCAGCCCGAAGCGTGGGCCGCGTGCCGCAAGGACTTGCAACAGCCGGCGGCGGCGCTGATCGCGTACGTGGAGTGGGTCGAGGCCTTGCCGGGTAAGCCGGTGTTCGTCGCGATGCCGGCGGGCTTCGATTTCACCTTCATGTTCTGGTACATGATGCGGTTTACCGACCGCTGCCCGTTCTCGTGGTCGGCGCTCGACATCAAGACGCTCGCGTTCGCGATGACGGGCCTGCCCTATCGCAAGAACATCAAGCCGCGCTTTCCGAAGCACTGGTTCGACGACCATCCGCATACGCACGTCGCACTCGACGACGCCATCGAACAAGGCGCGCTCTTCTGCAACATGCTCGCGGATCTGCGCGCGAGCCGGAGCGCCGTCGTGTCGAACGCTGATGGGGACGACTCAGGACAAAAACCCGCCGAGTAG
- a CDS encoding Lrp/AsnC family transcriptional regulator, protein MTLDTFSQKILRLLQLDARRSVQEISDQVGLSSTPCWRRIKDMEQSGIIQRYTALLDREKLGLHVCALAHIHLTRHTEGGVEQFEREIATCPEVTECYSTTGESDYILKIVAPDIKAYDTFLHDRIFKIPAVAQVRTSVVLREIKFDTQLPL, encoded by the coding sequence TTGACACTCGATACGTTCTCTCAAAAGATCCTGCGTCTTCTGCAGCTAGACGCGCGCCGTTCGGTGCAGGAAATCTCCGACCAGGTCGGACTCTCCAGCACGCCGTGCTGGCGGCGCATCAAGGACATGGAGCAATCGGGCATCATCCAGCGCTATACAGCGTTGCTCGACCGCGAAAAGCTCGGCCTGCACGTGTGCGCGCTGGCCCACATTCACCTCACACGGCACACGGAAGGCGGCGTCGAGCAGTTCGAACGTGAAATCGCCACCTGTCCTGAAGTGACCGAGTGCTACAGCACGACGGGCGAATCGGACTACATTCTCAAGATCGTCGCGCCCGACATCAAGGCGTACGACACTTTCCTTCACGACCGCATCTTCAAGATTCCAGCCGTCGCACAGGTGCGCACGAGTGTCGTGCTGCGCGAAATCAAGTTCGATACGCAGTTGCCGCTTTAA
- a CDS encoding cation diffusion facilitator family transporter, producing MQIVIGVFAHSQALVADGVHSLADLISDFVVLIANRHSAAEPDADHNYGHSRYETVASLFLGGLLISVGVGMLWRAGTRLSDMQHIPAVHLSALAVAVAVLLSKEGLFRYMLREAQRVRSAMLIANAWHARSDAASSLVVALGIVGSIAGVRLLDPIAAAIVGFMVARMGWTFGWDALQDLSDRALDEADTADLRARIMSTPGVQDVHELRTRKMGDFALVDAHILVDPMISVSEGHYIAETARARVLSDNRVLDALIHVDPENDAIARPPVNLPPRAKIVAEVETALAAQGLKAASVNLHYLSTGLDVEVTLQPSRLDALESEVHQLERVDLEALKLRLGARGLSVTHAVDVSTAGAELAREPRGDA from the coding sequence ATGCAGATTGTGATTGGCGTGTTCGCGCATTCCCAGGCGCTCGTCGCCGACGGCGTGCATTCGCTCGCCGATCTCATTTCTGATTTTGTCGTGCTGATTGCGAATCGCCATAGCGCGGCCGAACCGGACGCGGACCATAACTATGGACATAGCCGTTACGAAACGGTCGCTTCGTTATTTCTCGGCGGTTTGCTGATCTCGGTCGGCGTGGGCATGCTGTGGCGCGCCGGCACGCGGCTTTCCGATATGCAGCACATCCCCGCCGTCCATCTGAGCGCGCTGGCCGTGGCCGTTGCCGTGCTGCTGTCGAAGGAAGGGCTGTTTCGCTACATGCTGCGCGAGGCGCAGCGCGTGCGCTCGGCAATGCTGATCGCGAACGCATGGCACGCGCGCTCTGACGCGGCGTCTTCGCTGGTGGTGGCGCTGGGTATCGTCGGGAGCATCGCGGGCGTGCGGCTGCTCGATCCGATCGCAGCCGCGATCGTCGGCTTCATGGTCGCGCGCATGGGTTGGACGTTCGGCTGGGACGCGCTGCAGGATCTGTCCGACCGCGCGCTCGACGAAGCCGACACTGCCGATCTGCGCGCACGCATCATGTCGACGCCGGGGGTGCAAGATGTCCACGAGCTGCGCACGCGGAAAATGGGCGACTTTGCGTTGGTCGACGCGCACATTCTCGTCGATCCGATGATCTCGGTTTCGGAAGGCCACTACATTGCGGAAACGGCGCGCGCACGTGTACTGTCGGACAACCGCGTGCTCGACGCGCTAATTCACGTCGATCCGGAAAACGATGCGATTGCGCGGCCGCCCGTCAATCTGCCGCCGCGTGCAAAGATCGTCGCAGAAGTTGAAACGGCGCTGGCCGCGCAAGGGCTCAAGGCGGCGAGTGTGAATCTGCATTATCTGAGCACGGGGCTCGACGTCGAGGTGACATTGCAGCCGTCCAGGCTCGACGCGCTGGAGAGCGAGGTGCATCAGCTCGAGCGGGTCGATCTGGAAGCGCTGAAGCTCAGGCTGGGCGCGCGCGGGTTGAGCGTGACGCACGCCGTCGACGTGTCGACGGCCGGCGCGGAGCTCGCGCGTGAGCCGCGTGGCGATGCGTGA
- a CDS encoding H-NS family nucleoid-associated regulatory protein — MSSYRELLAQREKLEKQIEEAKAREYAEVLNEIKQKMADYGITLAELGGTRAKAVKAAGRPRAGVAPKYRDPASGSTWSGRGKPPRWIAGQDREKFLIEK, encoded by the coding sequence ATGTCCTCCTACAGGGAACTGCTCGCGCAGCGCGAAAAGCTCGAAAAGCAGATCGAAGAGGCGAAAGCGCGCGAGTATGCGGAAGTGTTAAACGAGATCAAGCAGAAAATGGCCGATTACGGCATTACGCTGGCTGAACTCGGTGGTACGCGTGCGAAAGCGGTAAAAGCAGCGGGCCGTCCCCGCGCCGGAGTTGCGCCGAAATATCGCGATCCCGCGAGCGGCAGCACCTGGTCGGGCCGCGGAAAGCCGCCGCGCTGGATTGCCGGTCAAGATCGCGAAAAATTTCTCATCGAGAAATAA
- a CDS encoding HugZ family protein, with the protein MNIPAHAPLHLLHHAAVGTLATHARQPQGFPYPTVLPFAPDARHLPTILVSRLAEHTRNLHSDPRSGFLIVHAPDGDVLNGERITLVGTFAHVEPTPDVTQRYLRYHPDAERYLVLGDFSFWVMSVERMRYIGGFGAMGWLTAEELDPLTAVSFEEESALIEMIERHPRRPAHVRLLGVDRYGADLAVSGNRNRVIFDAPAPDSESLRAVLEDSIARLDAA; encoded by the coding sequence TTGAACATTCCCGCTCACGCTCCGCTGCATCTGCTGCATCACGCCGCTGTCGGCACGCTTGCCACGCATGCGCGCCAGCCCCAGGGCTTTCCGTATCCGACCGTGCTGCCGTTCGCGCCCGACGCGCGGCATCTCCCGACGATACTCGTGAGCCGTCTCGCCGAGCACACGCGCAACCTGCATTCCGATCCGCGCTCGGGTTTCCTGATCGTCCACGCGCCGGATGGCGACGTGCTCAACGGCGAGCGCATCACGCTGGTCGGCACCTTCGCGCACGTCGAGCCGACGCCGGACGTGACCCAGCGCTACCTGCGCTATCACCCGGACGCCGAGCGCTATCTCGTGCTGGGGGACTTTTCTTTCTGGGTAATGTCGGTCGAGCGGATGCGCTATATCGGCGGATTCGGCGCGATGGGCTGGCTGACGGCAGAAGAACTCGACCCGCTTACGGCCGTTTCGTTCGAAGAGGAAAGCGCGCTGATCGAGATGATCGAGCGGCATCCGCGACGGCCGGCGCACGTTCGACTGCTGGGTGTCGACCGGTATGGCGCCGACCTGGCGGTATCGGGAAACCGGAACCGCGTCATATTCGACGCACCCGCTCCCGATTCGGAATCGCTGCGAGCCGTTCTCGAAGATTCCATCGCCCGCCTGGACGCCGCTTAA